The window AAAATCTATCGAATCTCTCTTAGAATACGTAATTAAAATTCGACAATTGATTAACTTCCTTACTTATTCgactaattttttaaatgtttagaAAAAAGTATGTTcattaaaatcaaataattacctattgttttatttcataaagCGCCTATTGTTTTCTAGAATTTAATCGTAATGTTTTGTTGCTGTTAAGATTTAATTTTAgggtttatttataattttattttatgtgtacataagtgaaaacttaaatcttttgtattatgtattttgtattaTGATTAACCACTATTAGTACAAAACATGTATAATGTGTGTCTGCCTTtgtatagtatacctacctaattaataattattatgttcattTCAATGGTCTGCTGGTCTGCGCATATTACGCTGTCTCATTTTATCCCTACCTAACtctttttgaaatattaatttgaaATAGAAATATCTAATTTTTCATTtacgttataaataaatatacattttagttatatttttaagtctataaaatacatttttgaaaatgatttgttttttattcagaacCTCGGAGGATGAAATACCTATATAGGTTAAcgcaaaactcaaactcaaattatttactcAGAATTGGAAAAAATTTACGCTTAccgatagtggtgataataaagctacgagggttccaaacgcgcccaggtctgaggctccgtacctcaaaaggaaaaaaggacccttatagttataggatcacttcgttggctgtctgtctgtcaagaaacctacagtctgactcgcacttggttggattaaattaggtacctatacttcaTTACTCACTTCTTATTATTAACAAGCGACCCGCCCTAGATTCGCTTATAACAATTTTTGTACGGATCTCGAATTTTTTGACAATAAATATAGCCCTTAcccaggaataatgtagctttctactggtgaaaggattttcaaaatgggttcagtagttccagagattacttcctacaaacaaacttacaaactgtacctttttagggttccgtggtaaacaaggaacccttatagtttcgccatgtccgtccgtccatcctcggttaatctaagagactattagtgctagaaatctgtaatttggcatgggtataaatatcaatcacgccgacaaagtggtgaaatataattgtgataaatattgtTTTACAGTAGctccctacatgtaaagtggggatgatttttttttctcgtctaccccaccccatagtgtggggtatcgttgaataggtcttttaaaaatactgtgggtgtgggaacatcatttttcgatttctagatccgtttgtaaaatgttttaaagtgctaatttttattagagtcaagtgtcccctcctttatcagccaaatggtagaaggtatataggaacgtgaaaaaattcacagcagtagtatataaatacctaatcaatttgaaaggaaaactatcataactaagttgtgactacggaaccctacactgcgcgtagcccgccacgcacttagctggtttttataatattagtatagactagatgcacgcggcttcgctcgcgtggatttaggtttttaaaaatcccgtgggaacttttgattttccaggacaaaaagcagcttatccgtagtagcccgtccccggaatgcataatatatttgtaccaaatttcgtaaaaacatttaaacggatgattctttacaaatcccgtgggatttatGAATGCAATGCAGCATCAGGGTAGAGGAGTTGGGCCCTTGAGTTCTACGATATAGTCTTATcaaggtacctccaatatcaatttgcaACTGACAATTTTCATACTTTCTGAAAAATTCAAATCCCATCaattttggtggtcaggtcccctgcagcatcaggatttaggagttggaatccaatttttttatgggtCAATGTCGCAAGTTTccctattaataaaaataaaaattacgcaaatccATTCAGAAATCTCAGAGATTTCGGTGTAGATACATAAGTAGagaaacacaactcctccttttttgaaagtctgttaaaaaagtagcctgttactccttggttaatcctctacttgtctgtgaaagttccgtcaaaataggttcagtcgTACTGAAAATTAGCCCGctcaaacagacagatagacaacgattttgaaaacgtgtgattcagttatggtacagttcaaatatcCATATAAGCTTAataattcaagtaggtacctacctagttatttcgaaattacagatcgacacttcaattttatttatcaagtatagataaataagtacctaaatacctaGATTTAGTAATTACCTGTGTGTTGGAAGCTATAAGAAAgacattaagtatattataattttacaaattatGCTTTATTTCTTCttaaaaataagtacaaaaatcGGAATGTAAGTATAATGGTCGGAATTTTTCAGTCTTCTATTAAGATAATATATGGCTATGTACCTATACATATgtatgaattagtattttcaggaGCTTATCTACGTTGTATTGCCATTTACCAACACTGAAGTGGTACAAAGCAAAAACTAACTTAACAAAGATCTATCCAACAGATCCAAAATTAGTTGTGATGAGATTAAGATAGTGAGATTAATGTTAGtgaggtaggtatgtaaaataattaatccatactaatattattataaatgccattGAATACTCCATAGCTTACGTCTCGGATTGCATGCTTTTTATCTCACGAAGAGAAAAATTCTTAgaaaacaaaggatttttaaaaacttgcattttttttaaaaaagcagACGCTTGTCTGAAGCCTGTCATTAGTAAGTTCATTTGATTCTATATTGAAATGTCATTATGATATAGCTACCTATTAATCAGATCTATTTTACAATCttataaaatcttaaaaatataacttaGTTAACAGTTTCTCCAACACTGCTCTTGAACTAGCCATGATTTCATACAACTATAAGATAaggcacaataattattaaaattaccaTTACCATTATTAATATTAGCGATGCAGGTTCGCCATTGCTTCTACATATTCAGTAAGTatgacttaaaaaaataaaaaacttgatTTTGTGCATCTACTTTCATAAAACTGGATGCATACTACAAAAACCTGACTACAAAATCCATCACGGTAGGTATAATCACATAAAAAGAACGCTGAAAACATTAGAAATAATTTATCTGCGCATGAGCACCTACTTACTGTTGTCACATTGCGCGGGAAAAGATTAAATCCCGCACTAAAATAGACACCTATGAAGTCGGGCATTACTTTGTTTCACATGCTTAGTTATTAATATGAGATTTTAGATCTCAACTACGTACGTTAATAAAATTCGAGCATTGAAATGAGTAAAAGGGTCCTTGATTGGCCTTGGTCTGTGGATCTTTATCTTCAAACAACCACAACTTAATCAgggattttaattattttattgtgattTCAAAAAACATAAATAGCCGCAGTCGCACCGCACTTGGAGTGTTGGCTGTATGAATGAAAGCTTTGAAGCATTCAGGTtctttttactttaacgctgaagtaTTCAATGTTGGtcataaaatctcatactaagtacACAGATATTACGAAATAAATGGCTAACCCGGCAATGAATTAGTCAGCAATCTTTTCATGTGAAACAAACAGTACCTACCAGACAGATATTGTTTTGGTAGATTACATATATCAAAGTGCAAATCACATCCTCTGTGTTAGCCCTACCTTAAAATCAGGAAGTAGTCTATAAAATCAGGTTGAAAAATCTAGTTAAAAATCTTAACATAAGCACTTATAACAGCTAACAACACTATCAAAggtatcgggctgaaaattcCAGAAGAGTTGCAACCATCCTTACTGTTACAAGTGCAGTATTCAAGGAAGATATTGTACGTCCCTGTTCTCATCAGGCAGAATCTCTCATCACCTTGGATTCCAACTTCACCTAGATATGCGCAGTCTCTGAAGTAACGCCATTCGCCATTGactgaaaattaattaagtattatgtttaaaggataattaaaattatcatctctaatattatgataaaagatTGAGTCTGGAGTCGCTCTGTGATTGCGTAGATCGTAGAGTTTTTTTTGCAGTGTGGAATGCCTTTCCAGCATCCGTATTTTCTtaagtaccttcaagacaagaggtATCTCTTCCCGGCAAGCGCGCTCCtacttagacctcatcattgctttccatCCTGTTAAGCGCAATCTTaacttgtaataataaaaaaattggtaccTTTTTGCCTTATCTTGCGGCACATAGTCGGTCTTATTCCGGGCAAATGAGGCAATCCCTTCTCTTGGTTACAATCCGTTATTGGAACAGTGCTGTTATCAAAGGGGTCAGCACATTTCGGGTCATTGTTCGAGCGGCAGTTCCAACATTTTATACTATATACTGAAAAATAAtaggaatttattattattattatgtgccGACGTTTTGGGCGTGACCGCGAACAACGCTTTATTACTTACCATCGGCTACGAAACTTAGCACGATAAAAACACTCACGATTTTCAAGTATCGAACCATTACTAcgttgaatttgaaaaaaataattgaattgattctgaaatctgaattttgtagtaggtaaccaacctatttttaaaataatatcgaaTAATCGAATTCGAATCACaactttcttatttttttaactggttgtTTACACTTTACAGCTCTGGGCTCTGGCTCCTAGCCAAAAacaattatttcatttaaaaaaccaTAGAGATAAACGTAAAACCGTAATGGCGGGTCCACATGCCTGCGACAAACAGCAAACAATGCAAGCTAGTAAAAAAGTTACTCTTTGTAATCTATGTCTGTGGTGTTTGCAGATGTTTCAGCTTGCTTTAGGTTTCTATTTGCTGCAATCACAGGACGCAATGAAACCGTAAACCGAGCATTTGAGTAGAAGTAATGTTTTGTTTTGTGTCTCCTAGATAAGCTAGTGATCTGTGGTTTTGTGGTTCTGTGCACAGAGTACAGACCAGTAATAATCACTACTATATATAGTCTGTGTGATGAGTGatccgtggccctaccgcggttgtttgacagctacaatgtcacgatcgcaatcatctctgattggttaatgctcgctcactattgaccaaaatgcattgttgcaacaagaatcgcacaaattcagccaatcagaacaattgagattgtaataatgattgttgcaggttttagacaatcgccctaccgagTTCTGTGTTTGAGGGTGTGACTGGTTGTgtctatatgttattggtctgtgggtTGTGTGATATTTTAACgttaataggtatttattttaatttatacctaccaCCTGAAATGTGCCTGAAATTAAGTTCAAACTAACTAAAACGCAACTTtaactacctaagtattttcCATCCAATATGTTCATCAAAGTGTTATTGTACCTCGCGCTGTGTACTCTGCCGACAGGTAAACAAAGTTCAGATTATTATTGAGaaacatgtttttattatttcttatacTAATCTTGATTTGATAATATTTCAGTTTTTTGCGTGAGATGCTACCAGTGCGCATCATTCCAGAATTTAGAAGAAGACAATTGTGGCGCGTACAAAAAGTTCGATACAGACAGTCACATAGCTGTAGAATGTAATAGCGACGAATCTCATACGCCTGGTtcattttgtatgaaattcacACAGCAAGGACCAAAGGGGTTTATATGTAAGTTGAAAACTTAATTAcaagtaagctaactctgtaccaaatttcatcaaaatcggttaaactgttgggctgtgaaaagctggcagacagacagacacactttcgcatttataatattagtatgcagatggattagtttatttagctaataGCTAGTAGTTTAGGTTTATTATTACACCACCTCCCACTGTCCATTTGTTCTTTTTCTCcgtagcgttaaggttgtctgcaAGAGATTGCTATTTAGCgttaagaccgcctttttgtacctacatatttttgagTTCTCTTTTTTGTGACCTGTAATTTGTGTTttatggtgcaataaagtatagaTGTTATGGGTAAGGTTGAAAGTCGGAATAAACTTAGGTTTACCCAGGTTTACTTAGTATTACCCAAGGTTGTTGGGTAATGtccaaataataatgaaaataagttttaaggaatgaataaaaaaaaaaaattcgcggTTTACCCACTCATTTACTAACTCACCTAGGTGTATCCAGTGCTTACTGGCTTTAAtgttagattaattaattagagaCCCCCCAATATAGTGAGCGGTCTCTTTCGTCGGCCCGGTCAAGGGAGCCCTGCTTCGCAGTTCGCAGgcctccttttttctgggtggtttaaATAGAAATAACCATGAAGGGGATGGTGGGGTCTGTAAGTATCCCTATCCCTtcatgtgtgagtccgactAACACTTGAACGGTTTGTGTGGTTACTTAC of the Maniola hyperantus chromosome 19, iAphHyp1.2, whole genome shotgun sequence genome contains:
- the crok gene encoding UPAR/Ly6 domain-containing protein crok; this translates as MVRYLKIVSVFIVLSFVADVYSIKCWNCRSNNDPKCADPFDNSTVPITDCNQEKGLPHLPGIRPTMCRKIRQKVNGEWRYFRDCAYLGEVGIQGDERFCLMRTGTYNIFLEYCTCNSKDGCNSSGIFSPIPLIVLLAVISAYVKIFN
- the LOC117991052 gene encoding uncharacterized protein codes for the protein MFIKVLLYLALCTLPTVFCVRCYQCASFQNLEEDNCGAYKKFDTDSHIAVECNSDESHTPGSFCMKFTQQGPKGFIWDGRWRQVIRRCASVAETGVTGVCNWGVYDNGVYWEECYCTADECNHSSNVHTSATLIACAFIYLTYNRFLY